One genomic window of Arthrobacter sp. KBS0703 includes the following:
- the galK gene encoding galactokinase, with translation MTPAVSTTDLAEQFQTAFGRLPDGVWQAPGRVNLIGEHTDYNEGFVLPFAIDKTARVAVGVRPDSTVRLLSTYGDQGLTTANTASLDGRAAKGWTKYPLGVIWSLQQRGIDVPGLDLLLDSDVPLGAGLSSSHAIECAVISALNDLTGAGLGAEQMVLATQRAENDFVGAPTGIMDQSASLRGSKGHAVFLDCRDQSVQLVPFEAENAGLVMLVIDTKVSHSHADGGYASRRASCELGAEVLGVRALRDVGPEDLEEASGLLDEVTFRRVRHIVTENERVLQTVELLGRQGPAAIGGLLDASHASMRDDFEISCAELDLAVDTSRANGAIGARMTGGGFGGAAIALTPVAAEQQVRAAVEQAFAKAGYTAPDIFTVTPAAGAMRLA, from the coding sequence ATGACCCCCGCCGTCAGCACCACCGACCTCGCGGAACAGTTCCAGACCGCCTTCGGCCGCCTCCCGGACGGTGTCTGGCAGGCTCCCGGGCGGGTCAACCTGATCGGCGAACACACCGACTATAACGAGGGCTTCGTGCTCCCGTTCGCCATCGACAAGACGGCGCGCGTCGCCGTCGGCGTGCGTCCCGACTCAACCGTCCGGCTTCTGTCCACCTACGGGGACCAGGGCCTGACGACAGCGAACACCGCCTCGCTGGATGGCCGGGCGGCCAAGGGATGGACCAAGTACCCGCTCGGCGTCATCTGGTCCCTGCAGCAACGCGGCATCGACGTTCCGGGACTGGACCTTTTGCTGGACTCGGACGTCCCGCTGGGTGCCGGGCTCTCCTCGTCGCACGCCATCGAATGCGCCGTCATCTCCGCGCTGAACGACCTCACCGGCGCCGGACTGGGTGCCGAGCAGATGGTCCTCGCAACCCAGCGGGCCGAGAACGACTTCGTGGGCGCCCCCACGGGCATCATGGACCAGTCCGCGTCGCTGCGCGGGTCCAAGGGCCATGCGGTGTTCCTGGACTGCCGAGACCAAAGCGTGCAGCTGGTGCCGTTCGAGGCGGAGAACGCGGGACTGGTCATGCTCGTGATCGACACCAAGGTGTCCCACTCCCATGCCGACGGCGGTTACGCCTCACGCCGCGCGTCGTGCGAGCTCGGCGCCGAGGTGCTGGGCGTCAGGGCGCTGCGGGACGTCGGACCGGAGGACCTGGAGGAGGCCAGCGGACTTCTGGACGAAGTCACATTCCGCAGGGTCCGGCACATCGTCACGGAAAATGAGCGCGTGCTGCAGACTGTGGAGCTCCTTGGCCGGCAGGGTCCCGCAGCGATAGGCGGGCTCCTGGACGCCAGCCATGCCTCGATGCGGGACGACTTTGAAATCTCGTGCGCGGAACTGGACCTTGCGGTCGACACGTCCCGGGCGAACGGCGCCATCGGGGCCCGGATGACCGGCGGCGGGTTCGGCGGGGCGGCCATCGCGCTCACGCCGGTGGCGGCGGAGCAGCAGGTGCGCGCCGCCGTCGAACAGGCCTTTGCCAAGGCGGGCTACACCGCCCCTGACATCTTCACCGTCACCCCGGCGGCCGGGGCGATGCGGCTCGCCTAG
- a CDS encoding acetyl-CoA C-acetyltransferase, which produces MPEAVIVSTARSPIGRAFKGSLKDERPDDLAAAMVSAALAKLPAFDPTGDSTPGLDDLYLGCAEPSGEAGSNMARVVTILAGLDHVPAATINRFCASSLQTVRMAFHAIRAGEGQAFVAAGVEAVSRYQSWAGAGETDAGNHNPLFEPARQRTTARAASNTPWTDPRLGGRMPDIYIAMGQTAENVATSYGISRADQDAWAVLSQNRAEAAIASGFYAREITPYRRRDGIVVDRDDSPRAGVTLEGVSALEPVFRRGGTVTAGNACPLNDGAAAVVIMSDSRARERGLEPLARIVSTGVSALSPELMGMGPVESTRRALASAGLTIGDIDLVELNEAFAVQVVASARELGIDSAKLNIHGGAIALGHPFGMTGARMTATLLNGLRETDGTLGLATLCVGGGQGMAVVLERLS; this is translated from the coding sequence ATGCCGGAAGCAGTCATTGTTTCAACCGCCAGGAGCCCGATCGGACGCGCCTTCAAGGGGTCCCTGAAGGACGAGCGGCCGGACGACCTCGCCGCGGCCATGGTGAGTGCGGCGCTGGCCAAGCTGCCGGCGTTCGACCCCACCGGGGACAGCACGCCCGGGCTCGACGACCTGTACCTCGGGTGCGCCGAGCCCAGCGGGGAAGCCGGTTCCAACATGGCCCGCGTGGTCACCATCCTGGCCGGCCTGGACCATGTGCCTGCCGCCACCATCAACAGGTTCTGCGCCTCGAGCCTGCAGACCGTCCGCATGGCTTTCCACGCCATCCGGGCCGGCGAGGGGCAGGCCTTCGTGGCTGCCGGCGTCGAAGCGGTGTCGCGGTACCAAAGCTGGGCCGGGGCAGGCGAAACCGACGCCGGCAACCACAACCCGCTCTTCGAACCCGCACGCCAGCGCACCACCGCACGGGCCGCCTCCAACACGCCCTGGACGGACCCGAGGCTGGGCGGCCGGATGCCGGACATCTACATCGCCATGGGGCAGACGGCCGAGAATGTGGCCACGTCCTACGGCATCAGCCGCGCCGATCAGGACGCCTGGGCCGTGCTGAGCCAGAACCGCGCGGAGGCTGCCATCGCCTCGGGCTTCTACGCCCGGGAAATCACGCCCTACCGGCGGCGCGACGGCATCGTGGTGGACCGGGACGACTCGCCGCGCGCGGGGGTCACGCTCGAAGGCGTCAGCGCTTTGGAGCCCGTCTTCCGGCGCGGGGGTACCGTGACGGCCGGAAACGCCTGCCCCCTCAACGACGGCGCGGCCGCCGTCGTCATCATGAGCGATTCGCGGGCCAGGGAACGCGGCTTGGAGCCGCTTGCGCGCATCGTCTCCACCGGCGTCAGCGCGCTCTCACCCGAGCTGATGGGGATGGGTCCCGTGGAATCCACGCGCCGGGCACTGGCCTCCGCCGGGCTGACCATCGGCGACATCGACCTAGTGGAGCTCAACGAGGCCTTCGCGGTCCAGGTTGTGGCCAGTGCCCGCGAACTCGGGATCGACTCCGCGAAGCTCAACATCCACGGCGGCGCCATCGCACTGGGCCACCCCTTCGGCATGACCGGCGCCCGCATGACCGCCACGCTGCTCAACGGCCTTCGCGAGACGGACGGAACGCTCGGCCTGGCCACGCTGTGCGTGGGCGGCGGACAGGGCATGGCCGTCGTTCTGGAACGCCTCAGCTGA
- a CDS encoding Bax inhibitor-1/YccA family protein, producing the protein MALGGNPIFNGKNFREATQAPPVPQAYGQNQYGQGAYGQAPVMDAPRGWGSQQPGMTDDQLQQMYNRPAAGPVETGRMSYDDVIVRTAICLGAVMAGAAVTLFVGMALASLLMIVGALGGFVLAMVNTFKKQPSPALILAYAGLEGLFLGGLTRILDALYPGVGLQAVIGTLSVFAVTLLLFRSGKVRATPKAMRFFMIAMIGYAVFALVNMVMVWTGAVQSPFGLSTSVEIFGIPLGVFIGILAIGLAAFSLIMDFTSIEAGVRAGAPERFAWTAAFGLTVTLVWLYVEIIRLLAILRGED; encoded by the coding sequence ATGGCACTTGGCGGAAACCCGATCTTCAACGGAAAGAATTTCCGTGAAGCCACCCAGGCACCGCCTGTCCCGCAGGCGTACGGCCAGAACCAGTACGGACAGGGCGCCTACGGCCAGGCGCCCGTCATGGACGCCCCCAGGGGCTGGGGCTCCCAGCAGCCGGGCATGACCGATGACCAGCTGCAGCAGATGTACAACCGGCCGGCCGCCGGGCCGGTCGAAACCGGCCGGATGTCCTACGACGACGTCATCGTCAGGACCGCTATCTGCCTCGGAGCCGTGATGGCAGGAGCCGCCGTCACGCTGTTCGTCGGCATGGCGCTGGCCAGCCTGCTCATGATCGTCGGCGCGCTGGGCGGGTTCGTCCTGGCCATGGTCAACACATTCAAGAAGCAGCCCTCGCCCGCACTCATCCTGGCTTACGCCGGTCTTGAAGGCCTGTTCCTCGGCGGACTGACCCGCATCCTTGACGCCTTGTACCCGGGTGTCGGGCTGCAGGCCGTGATTGGCACGCTCTCCGTCTTCGCGGTGACCCTCCTGCTCTTCCGGAGCGGCAAGGTCCGCGCCACCCCCAAGGCCATGCGCTTCTTCATGATCGCCATGATCGGCTACGCCGTGTTCGCCCTCGTGAACATGGTGATGGTCTGGACCGGCGCGGTGCAGTCCCCGTTCGGCCTCAGCACGAGCGTCGAGATCTTCGGCATCCCGCTCGGTGTTTTCATCGGCATCCTGGCCATCGGACTGGCCGCTTTCTCGCTGATCATGGACTTCACGAGCATTGAAGCCGGCGTCCGTGCCGGCGCCCCTGAGCGCTTCGCCTGGACGGCAGCCTTCGGGCTAACCGTCACCCTCGTCTGGCTGTATGTGGAAATCATCCGCCTGCTGGCGATCCTCCGCGGCGAGGACTAG
- a CDS encoding branched-chain amino acid ABC transporter permease, with the protein MGAIAAAVVAILLVAAPTSLAATPSPTPSPSNQQFQNNISGFLRDDARAPIQGVKITAKNGDFTGTATSGANGAWNIGVPSQGTYEVKLDESTLPQGIKLAEGQANPRNVTFSQTSNVSVIFAFGKGIVVQQQDFGQNLLNRLVAGLSFGLLLALASVGLSLIFGTTGLTNFAHGEMVTLGAVLVFIFDAMNLPFWLAILLALLGGGLFGYAQDAGLWRPLRRRGTGLVPMMIVSIGLALAIRYIIQFYFGGATQQLPFAQSAEIQIGPVSISPNNLWSLVISAIVIGLIGIVLLKTRLGKATRAVADNPALAAASGIDVDSVIRLVWIVGGVLASLGGILWAYYRPGVTFDMGSQILLLIFAGVTLGGLGTVFGALIGSVIVGIFVELTTVFGLAADLKYVGALFIMIVVLLFRPQGILGRRERVG; encoded by the coding sequence ATGGGGGCAATTGCCGCCGCAGTCGTGGCGATCCTGCTCGTCGCCGCACCAACATCGCTGGCGGCCACGCCATCCCCGACACCATCCCCGTCGAACCAGCAGTTCCAGAACAACATCAGCGGCTTTCTCCGCGATGATGCACGCGCCCCCATCCAAGGTGTGAAGATCACGGCCAAAAACGGTGACTTCACTGGAACAGCAACGTCGGGTGCCAACGGGGCCTGGAACATAGGGGTGCCGTCGCAGGGCACCTACGAGGTCAAACTGGACGAGTCCACCCTGCCGCAGGGCATCAAGCTCGCGGAAGGCCAGGCCAACCCCCGGAACGTCACGTTTAGCCAGACGTCCAACGTTTCGGTGATCTTCGCCTTCGGCAAGGGCATCGTCGTCCAACAGCAGGACTTCGGCCAGAACCTGCTCAACAGGCTGGTCGCTGGCCTGAGCTTCGGCCTCCTGCTGGCCCTCGCATCCGTGGGGCTGTCCCTGATTTTCGGCACCACCGGACTGACGAACTTCGCCCACGGCGAGATGGTGACGCTCGGGGCCGTGCTCGTATTCATCTTCGATGCCATGAACCTGCCGTTCTGGCTGGCCATCCTCCTAGCCCTCCTGGGCGGAGGACTCTTCGGCTATGCCCAGGACGCCGGCCTCTGGCGGCCCCTGCGCCGCCGCGGCACCGGACTGGTCCCCATGATGATCGTCAGCATCGGCTTGGCCCTGGCAATCCGCTACATCATCCAGTTCTACTTTGGCGGGGCCACCCAGCAACTGCCCTTCGCCCAAAGCGCGGAAATCCAGATCGGCCCGGTCTCCATCTCGCCCAATAACTTGTGGTCGCTGGTGATCAGCGCAATCGTGATCGGCCTGATCGGCATAGTGCTCCTGAAGACCCGGCTCGGCAAGGCCACCCGGGCCGTGGCGGACAATCCCGCCCTGGCAGCGGCATCCGGCATTGACGTGGACTCCGTCATCCGTCTCGTCTGGATTGTTGGCGGCGTGCTTGCCTCCCTCGGCGGCATCCTCTGGGCCTACTACCGTCCCGGCGTCACGTTCGACATGGGCTCGCAGATCCTGCTGCTCATCTTCGCGGGCGTTACCCTCGGTGGCCTCGGCACCGTCTTCGGCGCCCTCATCGGATCCGTCATCGTCGGCATCTTCGTCGAACTGACCACCGTCTTCGGCCTTGCAGCCGACCTCAAATACGTGGGAGCACTGTTCATCATGATTGTTGTCCTCTTGTTCCGGCCCCAGGGGATCCTGGGCCGACGCGAGCGCGTGGGTTAG
- a CDS encoding branched-chain amino acid ABC transporter permease — translation MDFGFILSSAASEIFSPTTAAYALAALGLAVHFGYSGLLNFGQAGFMAVGAYGFAISTLSFGVPFFVGLLIAVICSVLFALVLGIPTLRLRADYLAIVTIAAAEIIRYVVTTNQLTSVTGSANGLAAFESGFYSMNPFPEGSYFGMNNRDFFIRIVGWGLVVVCCIIVWLLMRSPWGRVLKGIREDENAVRSLGKNVYAYKMQALVIGGIVGALAGMVFTLPRGAVQPANYGTELTFFLWTCLLLGGMATVLGPVIGAMIFWVVLSLTQGILYGLIESGAVTWLTTVQAGQLRYILVGVALMLLMIFRPQGVFGNKKELAFA, via the coding sequence ATGGACTTCGGATTCATTCTTTCCAGCGCAGCAAGTGAAATTTTCAGCCCGACGACGGCCGCATACGCACTTGCCGCCCTCGGCCTGGCCGTCCACTTCGGCTACTCTGGCCTGCTGAACTTCGGCCAGGCCGGCTTCATGGCGGTGGGAGCCTATGGCTTCGCCATCTCCACCCTCAGCTTCGGCGTCCCGTTCTTCGTGGGATTGCTGATCGCCGTCATCTGCTCTGTGCTGTTCGCGCTGGTGCTGGGTATCCCCACCCTCCGCCTGCGGGCAGACTACCTGGCCATCGTCACCATTGCCGCGGCGGAGATCATCCGCTACGTCGTCACCACCAACCAACTCACCTCCGTGACCGGGTCGGCCAACGGACTCGCAGCCTTTGAAAGCGGTTTCTACTCGATGAACCCGTTCCCCGAGGGCTCCTACTTCGGCATGAACAACCGCGACTTCTTCATCCGCATCGTGGGCTGGGGCCTGGTGGTTGTCTGCTGCATCATCGTCTGGCTGCTGATGCGCAGCCCCTGGGGCCGGGTCCTGAAGGGCATCCGCGAGGATGAGAACGCAGTGCGCTCGCTCGGCAAGAACGTCTACGCGTACAAGATGCAAGCGCTGGTCATCGGCGGCATCGTCGGGGCGCTGGCCGGCATGGTGTTTACCCTCCCCCGCGGCGCAGTCCAGCCTGCCAACTACGGCACCGAGCTGACGTTCTTCCTGTGGACCTGCCTGCTCCTTGGCGGCATGGCCACGGTCCTGGGGCCGGTTATCGGCGCCATGATCTTCTGGGTGGTTCTGTCGCTGACCCAGGGCATTCTCTACGGCCTCATCGAATCGGGCGCAGTGACCTGGCTGACCACAGTCCAGGCCGGGCAGTTGCGCTACATCCTGGTGGGAGTCGCCCTGATGCTGCTGATGATCTTCAGGCCGCAGGGCGTCTTCGGTAACAAGAAGGAGCTGGCGTTCGCATGA
- a CDS encoding ABC transporter ATP-binding protein, giving the protein MSKHSEESMEAGVDYMTDARAIAVGENTPGCKKRDPIVVAENVTRTFGGINAVDVEYLEIPRHKITALIGPNGAGKTTLFNLLTGFDIPNSGKWQFEGQSIAGVSSYKVARMGMVRTFQLTKVMGKLTVMENMRLGGSDQPGERLSKALFKGMWGSREKEITDQANVLLEKFKLDTKKDDYAASLSGGQRKLLEMARSLMVRPKLVMLDEPMAGVNPALTQSLLDHIKNLKAEGMTVLFVEHDMNMVRHIADWVVVMAEGKIVAEGPPGEVMKNPAVIDAYLGAHHDVDLGDSEGIKALEQELVADEESIVGTENAGIIAVDVVAPELHEPGHTDKDKA; this is encoded by the coding sequence ATGAGCAAGCACAGCGAAGAGTCAATGGAAGCCGGCGTCGACTACATGACGGACGCCCGCGCGATCGCCGTCGGCGAGAACACCCCCGGCTGCAAGAAACGGGACCCCATCGTCGTCGCCGAAAACGTGACGCGCACGTTCGGCGGCATCAACGCCGTCGACGTCGAGTACCTTGAGATCCCGCGCCACAAGATCACCGCACTGATCGGTCCTAACGGGGCGGGCAAGACCACCCTCTTCAACCTGCTCACTGGATTCGACATTCCGAACTCCGGCAAATGGCAGTTTGAAGGGCAGAGCATTGCCGGCGTCTCCTCTTACAAGGTGGCGCGGATGGGCATGGTCCGCACCTTCCAGCTGACCAAGGTCATGGGCAAGCTGACGGTGATGGAGAACATGCGCCTGGGCGGCTCCGACCAGCCCGGTGAACGGCTGTCCAAGGCCCTGTTCAAGGGCATGTGGGGCAGCCGGGAAAAGGAAATCACCGATCAGGCGAACGTCCTGCTGGAGAAATTCAAGCTGGACACGAAGAAGGACGACTACGCGGCATCGCTGTCCGGCGGCCAGCGCAAGCTGCTCGAAATGGCCCGCTCGCTCATGGTAAGGCCCAAGCTGGTAATGCTCGACGAGCCGATGGCCGGCGTCAATCCGGCGCTGACCCAGTCCCTGCTGGACCACATCAAGAATCTCAAGGCAGAGGGCATGACCGTCCTCTTCGTGGAACACGACATGAACATGGTCCGCCACATCGCGGACTGGGTGGTAGTCATGGCCGAAGGCAAGATCGTGGCTGAGGGTCCCCCGGGTGAGGTCATGAAGAACCCGGCCGTGATCGACGCCTACCTGGGCGCCCACCACGACGTCGACCTCGGCGACTCTGAAGGCATCAAGGCACTTGAGCAGGAACTGGTCGCGGACGAGGAATCTATCGTGGGCACGGAGAACGCCGGCATCATTGCCGTCGACGTTGTGGCGCCCGAGCTGCACGAGCCCGGCCACACAGACAAGGACAAAGCATGA
- a CDS encoding ABC transporter ATP-binding protein gives MSATSAAPAAQSAAADDSVVKVTNLVAGYLPGVNILNGCSIEARKGELIGIIGPNGAGKSTLLKAMFGLVKVHSGSVVVRGKDLTGLKANKLVTQGVGFVPQNNNVFATLTIEENMQMGMFQRPKDFAERFDFVTSLFPELGKRRAQRAGSLSGGERQMVAMGRALMMDPAVLLLDEPSAGLSPVKQDETFLRVHEINRAGVSVIMVEQNARRCLQICDRGYVLDQGKDAYTGTGRELMKDPKVIQLYLGTLADEHEK, from the coding sequence ATGAGTGCCACGAGCGCGGCCCCGGCCGCACAGAGCGCAGCAGCGGACGACTCCGTCGTCAAAGTTACCAACCTGGTGGCTGGATATCTTCCAGGGGTCAACATCCTCAACGGCTGCAGCATCGAAGCCCGCAAAGGCGAGCTGATCGGCATCATCGGGCCGAATGGCGCCGGAAAGTCCACACTTCTCAAGGCCATGTTTGGCCTCGTGAAGGTGCACTCGGGGTCAGTCGTGGTCCGTGGCAAGGACTTGACCGGCCTCAAAGCCAACAAGCTGGTGACCCAGGGCGTGGGTTTTGTCCCGCAGAACAACAACGTGTTCGCCACGCTCACCATCGAGGAGAACATGCAGATGGGGATGTTCCAGCGTCCCAAGGACTTCGCCGAGCGGTTCGACTTTGTCACCAGCCTTTTCCCGGAGCTTGGCAAGCGCAGGGCCCAGCGGGCGGGTTCGCTGTCCGGCGGTGAACGCCAGATGGTGGCCATGGGCCGTGCCCTCATGATGGACCCCGCAGTGCTGCTGCTGGACGAGCCCTCGGCAGGCCTCTCCCCCGTGAAGCAGGACGAGACCTTCCTTCGCGTGCACGAGATCAATCGTGCCGGCGTGTCCGTGATCATGGTGGAGCAGAACGCCCGCCGGTGCCTGCAGATCTGCGACCGCGGCTACGTCCTGGACCAGGGCAAGGATGCGTACACGGGAACAGGACGGGAACTGATGAAGGACCCGAAGGTCATCCAGCTGTACCTCGGCACGCTCGCCGACGAACACGAAAAATAG